Proteins encoded by one window of Mustela erminea isolate mMusErm1 chromosome 5, mMusErm1.Pri, whole genome shotgun sequence:
- the DACT1 gene encoding dapper homolog 1 isoform X1 — translation MKPSAAGTARELEPQAPARGEQRALEPEGRWREKGEADTERQRTRERQEATLAGLAELEYLRQRQELLVRGALRGAGGSGVAAPRAAELPAEAAQRSRLEEKFLEENILLLRKQLNCLRRRDAGLLNQLQELDKQISDLRLDVEKTSEEHLETDSRPSSGFYELSDGASGSLSNSSNSVFSECLSSCHSSTCFCSPLEATLTISDGCPKSADLIGWLEYKEGHCEDQASGPVCHTHSTSQFNSLGIIADVNPKYQCDLVSKNGNDVYRYPSPLHAVAVQSPMFLLCLTGNPLREEERLGNHASDLCVGSELDAVKTDTSLPSPSSLWSAPHPSSSKKMDGYILSLVQKKTHPVRTNKPRTSVNADPTKGLLRNGSVCVRVTGGVSQGNSGNLKNSKQVLLPSGGIPSPDLGTFSPPKQWSKESKAEHVESKRLSPPEGCLPGAAPELPAKHLPKNAKPASQEHARCPTAVPGESPKDGIQVLGAPAKESPGRGPAPPAEGKAVQPLKKLSQKSCPPPAPPAAPPPVPTTPLPAAFTVEERPALDFKSEGSSSQSLEEGPPAKAPSGPGPQAAGGRPHRGSRTAAVPRGSAPKHRGAPTLHGPDSALPPVREKSRVAGKKCRFPDDADTNRKLRKASSRGRKGGGGQPEAGLPSRPPGAGHRAGGRAHGHGREALVAKPKHKRTDSRRWRSAAEVSLEEALRRSRRVRREHVGLYPAAVPLPYASPYAYVASDSEYSAECESLFHSTVLDTSEDERSNYTTNCFGDSESSVSEGEFAGDSTSSSDSEESGGLIWSQFVQTLPIQAVTAPDLHSNPTKTFVKIKASHNLKKKILRFRSGSLKLMTTV, via the exons ATGAAGCCGAGTGCGGCCGGGACGGCGAGGGAGCTGGAGCCGCAGGCGCCGGCCCGGGGCGAGCAACGCGCGCTGGAGCCCGAGGGGCGCTGGCGGGAGAAAGGCGAGGCGGACACGGAGCGGCAGCGCACCCGGGAGCGGCAGGAGGCCACGCTGGCCGGGCTGGCGGAGCTGGAGTACCTGCGCCAGCGCCAGGAGCTGCTGGTCCGGGGCGCCCTGCGTGGCGCGGGGGGCTCGGGAGTCGCTGCGCCCCGCGCTGCGGAGCTGCCGGCGGAGGCGGCGCAACGCAGCCGCCTGGAGGAGAAGTTCTTGGAGGAGAATATCTTGCTGCTGCGGAAGCAATTG AATTGTCTAAGGAGAAGAGATGCTGGTTTGTTGAATCAGTTGCAAGAACTTGACAAGCAGATAAGTGACCTGAGACTAGATGTAGAAAAGACATCTGAAGAGCACCTGGAGACGGACAGTCGGCCCAGCTCAG GGTTTTATGAGCTGAGTGATGGGGCTTCAGGATCCCTTTCCAATTCCTCTAACTCGGTCTTCAGTGAGTGTTTATCCAGTTGTCATTCCAGCACCTGCTTTTGCAGCCCCTTGGAGGCAACCTTGACTATCTCAGATGGTTGCCCCAAATCTGCAG atCTCATAGGATGGTTGGAATATAAAGAAGGCCACTGTGAAGACCAGGCCTCAGGGCCAGTTTGCCATACCCACTCCACATCACAATTTAATTCCCTTGGTATCATTGCAGATGTGAATCCCAAGTACCAGTGTGATCTGGTGTCTAAAAACGGGAACGATGTGTATCGCTATCCCAGCCCACTTCATGCCGTGGCGGTGCAGAGCCCAATGTTTCTCCTTTGTCTGACGGGCAACCCtctgagggaagaggagaggcttGGTAACCATGCCAGTGACCTTTGTGTGGGATCTGAGTTGGACGCCGTCAAGACAGACACTTCCTTGCCATCTCCAAGCAGTTTGTGGTCTGCTCCCCATCCTTCGTCCAGTAAGAAAATGGATGGCTACATTCTGAGCCTGGTCCAGAAAAAAACACACCCTGTAAGGACCAACAAACCAAGAACCAGTGTGAATGCGGACCCCACGAAGGGGCTTCTGAGGAATGGGAGCGTCTGTGTCCGAGTGACTGGGGGCGTCTCACAGGGCAACAGCGGGAACCTTAAAAATTCTAAACAGGTGCTTCTGCCCTCGGGCGGAATCCCTTCTCCGGACCTCGGGACGTTCTCCCCACCGAAGCAGTGGTCAAAGGAATCCAAGGCAGAACACGTGGAAAGCAAGAGGCTGTCCCCGCCTGAGGGCTGCTTGCCCGGCGCCGCCCCTGAACTTCCAGCCAAGCATCTGCCCAAAAATGCCAAGCCCGCTTCCCAGGAACACGCCCGCTGTCCCACCGCTGTCCCAGGGGAGTCCCCCAAAGACGGCATTCAGGTTCTAGGCGCCCCTGCCAAGGAGAGCCCCGGGAGGGGCCCCGCGCCGCCGGCGGAGGGCAAAGCCGTCCAGCCGCTGAAAAAGCTGTCGCAGAAGAGCTGCCCGCCGCCCGCCCCTCCTGCAGCGCCCCCTCCTGTGCCCACGACGCCGCTGCCTGCGGCTTTCACCGTGGAAGAGCGGCCGGCGCTGGATTTCAAGAGCGAGGGCTCCTCCTCCCAGAGCCTGGAGGAAGGGCCCCCGGCGAAGGCGCCGTCCGGCCCGGGCCCGCAGGCAGCGGGCGGCAGGCCCCACCGCGGCTCCCGGACCGCGGCCGTCCCGCGGGGCTCAGCCCCGAAGCACCGGGGCGCCCCGACCCTTCACGGCCCGGACAGCGCGCTGCCCCCGGTGAGGGAGAAGAGCCGCGTGGCGGGCAAGAAGTGCCGGTTCCCCGACGACGCGGACACAAACCGGAAACTCAGGAAGGCCTCGTCCCGCGGGCGGAAGGGCGGGGGCGGCCAGCCCGAGGCGGGTCTCCCCAGCCGGCCGCCGGGCGCGGGCCACAGGGCCGGGGGCAGGGCGCACGGCCACGGCCGGGAGGCTCTGGTGGCCAAGCCCAAGCACAAGCGAACGGACTCGCGGCGCTGGCGCTCGGCCGCGGAGGTGTCCCTGGAAGAGGCCCTGCGGCGGTCGCGGCGCGTCCGGCGCGAGCACGTGGGCCTGTATCCCGCCGCCGTGCCGCTGCCCTACGCCAGCCCCTACGCCTACGTGGCCAGCGACTCGGAGTACTCGGCCGAGTGCGAGTCGCTCTTCCACTCCACGGTGCTGGACACCAGCGAGGACGAGCGCAGCAACTACACCACCAACTGCTTCGGGGACAGCGAGTCCAGCGTGAGCGAGGGTGAGTTTGCGGGCGACAGCACGAGCTCCAGTGACTCCGAGGAAAGCGGGGGCCTCATCTGGTCCCAGTTCGTCCAGACCCTCCCCATCCAGGCGGTCACGGCCCCAGACCTCCACAGCAACCCCACGAAAACCTTTGTCAAAATCAAGGCTTCGCATAACCTCAAGAAGAAGATCCTCCGCTTTCGGTCCGGCTCTCTGAAACTCATGACGACCGTCTAA
- the DACT1 gene encoding dapper homolog 1 isoform X2, which yields MKPSAAGTARELEPQAPARGEQRALEPEGRWREKGEADTERQRTRERQEATLAGLAELEYLRQRQELLVRGALRGAGGSGVAAPRAAELPAEAAQRSRLEEKFLEENILLLRKQLNCLRRRDAGLLNQLQELDKQISDLRLDVEKTSEEHLETDSRPSSGFYELSDGASGSLSNSSNSVFSECLSSCHSSTCFCSPLEATLTISDGCPKSADVNPKYQCDLVSKNGNDVYRYPSPLHAVAVQSPMFLLCLTGNPLREEERLGNHASDLCVGSELDAVKTDTSLPSPSSLWSAPHPSSSKKMDGYILSLVQKKTHPVRTNKPRTSVNADPTKGLLRNGSVCVRVTGGVSQGNSGNLKNSKQVLLPSGGIPSPDLGTFSPPKQWSKESKAEHVESKRLSPPEGCLPGAAPELPAKHLPKNAKPASQEHARCPTAVPGESPKDGIQVLGAPAKESPGRGPAPPAEGKAVQPLKKLSQKSCPPPAPPAAPPPVPTTPLPAAFTVEERPALDFKSEGSSSQSLEEGPPAKAPSGPGPQAAGGRPHRGSRTAAVPRGSAPKHRGAPTLHGPDSALPPVREKSRVAGKKCRFPDDADTNRKLRKASSRGRKGGGGQPEAGLPSRPPGAGHRAGGRAHGHGREALVAKPKHKRTDSRRWRSAAEVSLEEALRRSRRVRREHVGLYPAAVPLPYASPYAYVASDSEYSAECESLFHSTVLDTSEDERSNYTTNCFGDSESSVSEGEFAGDSTSSSDSEESGGLIWSQFVQTLPIQAVTAPDLHSNPTKTFVKIKASHNLKKKILRFRSGSLKLMTTV from the exons ATGAAGCCGAGTGCGGCCGGGACGGCGAGGGAGCTGGAGCCGCAGGCGCCGGCCCGGGGCGAGCAACGCGCGCTGGAGCCCGAGGGGCGCTGGCGGGAGAAAGGCGAGGCGGACACGGAGCGGCAGCGCACCCGGGAGCGGCAGGAGGCCACGCTGGCCGGGCTGGCGGAGCTGGAGTACCTGCGCCAGCGCCAGGAGCTGCTGGTCCGGGGCGCCCTGCGTGGCGCGGGGGGCTCGGGAGTCGCTGCGCCCCGCGCTGCGGAGCTGCCGGCGGAGGCGGCGCAACGCAGCCGCCTGGAGGAGAAGTTCTTGGAGGAGAATATCTTGCTGCTGCGGAAGCAATTG AATTGTCTAAGGAGAAGAGATGCTGGTTTGTTGAATCAGTTGCAAGAACTTGACAAGCAGATAAGTGACCTGAGACTAGATGTAGAAAAGACATCTGAAGAGCACCTGGAGACGGACAGTCGGCCCAGCTCAG GGTTTTATGAGCTGAGTGATGGGGCTTCAGGATCCCTTTCCAATTCCTCTAACTCGGTCTTCAGTGAGTGTTTATCCAGTTGTCATTCCAGCACCTGCTTTTGCAGCCCCTTGGAGGCAACCTTGACTATCTCAGATGGTTGCCCCAAATCTGCAG ATGTGAATCCCAAGTACCAGTGTGATCTGGTGTCTAAAAACGGGAACGATGTGTATCGCTATCCCAGCCCACTTCATGCCGTGGCGGTGCAGAGCCCAATGTTTCTCCTTTGTCTGACGGGCAACCCtctgagggaagaggagaggcttGGTAACCATGCCAGTGACCTTTGTGTGGGATCTGAGTTGGACGCCGTCAAGACAGACACTTCCTTGCCATCTCCAAGCAGTTTGTGGTCTGCTCCCCATCCTTCGTCCAGTAAGAAAATGGATGGCTACATTCTGAGCCTGGTCCAGAAAAAAACACACCCTGTAAGGACCAACAAACCAAGAACCAGTGTGAATGCGGACCCCACGAAGGGGCTTCTGAGGAATGGGAGCGTCTGTGTCCGAGTGACTGGGGGCGTCTCACAGGGCAACAGCGGGAACCTTAAAAATTCTAAACAGGTGCTTCTGCCCTCGGGCGGAATCCCTTCTCCGGACCTCGGGACGTTCTCCCCACCGAAGCAGTGGTCAAAGGAATCCAAGGCAGAACACGTGGAAAGCAAGAGGCTGTCCCCGCCTGAGGGCTGCTTGCCCGGCGCCGCCCCTGAACTTCCAGCCAAGCATCTGCCCAAAAATGCCAAGCCCGCTTCCCAGGAACACGCCCGCTGTCCCACCGCTGTCCCAGGGGAGTCCCCCAAAGACGGCATTCAGGTTCTAGGCGCCCCTGCCAAGGAGAGCCCCGGGAGGGGCCCCGCGCCGCCGGCGGAGGGCAAAGCCGTCCAGCCGCTGAAAAAGCTGTCGCAGAAGAGCTGCCCGCCGCCCGCCCCTCCTGCAGCGCCCCCTCCTGTGCCCACGACGCCGCTGCCTGCGGCTTTCACCGTGGAAGAGCGGCCGGCGCTGGATTTCAAGAGCGAGGGCTCCTCCTCCCAGAGCCTGGAGGAAGGGCCCCCGGCGAAGGCGCCGTCCGGCCCGGGCCCGCAGGCAGCGGGCGGCAGGCCCCACCGCGGCTCCCGGACCGCGGCCGTCCCGCGGGGCTCAGCCCCGAAGCACCGGGGCGCCCCGACCCTTCACGGCCCGGACAGCGCGCTGCCCCCGGTGAGGGAGAAGAGCCGCGTGGCGGGCAAGAAGTGCCGGTTCCCCGACGACGCGGACACAAACCGGAAACTCAGGAAGGCCTCGTCCCGCGGGCGGAAGGGCGGGGGCGGCCAGCCCGAGGCGGGTCTCCCCAGCCGGCCGCCGGGCGCGGGCCACAGGGCCGGGGGCAGGGCGCACGGCCACGGCCGGGAGGCTCTGGTGGCCAAGCCCAAGCACAAGCGAACGGACTCGCGGCGCTGGCGCTCGGCCGCGGAGGTGTCCCTGGAAGAGGCCCTGCGGCGGTCGCGGCGCGTCCGGCGCGAGCACGTGGGCCTGTATCCCGCCGCCGTGCCGCTGCCCTACGCCAGCCCCTACGCCTACGTGGCCAGCGACTCGGAGTACTCGGCCGAGTGCGAGTCGCTCTTCCACTCCACGGTGCTGGACACCAGCGAGGACGAGCGCAGCAACTACACCACCAACTGCTTCGGGGACAGCGAGTCCAGCGTGAGCGAGGGTGAGTTTGCGGGCGACAGCACGAGCTCCAGTGACTCCGAGGAAAGCGGGGGCCTCATCTGGTCCCAGTTCGTCCAGACCCTCCCCATCCAGGCGGTCACGGCCCCAGACCTCCACAGCAACCCCACGAAAACCTTTGTCAAAATCAAGGCTTCGCATAACCTCAAGAAGAAGATCCTCCGCTTTCGGTCCGGCTCTCTGAAACTCATGACGACCGTCTAA